Proteins found in one Oncorhynchus mykiss isolate Arlee chromosome 3, USDA_OmykA_1.1, whole genome shotgun sequence genomic segment:
- the LOC110520524 gene encoding PHD finger protein 11 isoform X3: MGTDQHGKKVQCVLCLTSAENRTTGPLSTKGYITAHQNCLLYSSGIICKNSPEFDDLFGFSVEDVLKELKRGNRLICYRCKKKGATVGCEVKRCKKSYHYPCAVRDGAQNVDDHTEEKFTLYCLKHHLAIAATNETVSRALSTNGDSDTTMNNNGETSPKLLRKELKGLVDAVAGPSSYHSDSNVSSKRRQKQTPKRRLSCSSTPEVKSSKKSRKWSKSIQNDFSNSDGVVNGIDMELAPLESDLEDSVFSEHRNHAEALTRGCQPEPEHRDDSDGDHTVIDSSQSLLLPVMLCGVSEEPSQDTNLAVCSSQPCSAASPGSPVLSGRQGSSLTLGPISSVHSGRQGSSLTLGPISSVHSGPLNVTNTPTRTSPPVSPVPPDYCFTPVSSPHSVSNRPLAGPGGLGSPIGSGSDSAASRVFWRRCNEAGCTQSIFTTFFSDMVSISNRILSDKASQEDYDLSLRVMEASGKLSQMLSEQEREFKKKQMELQSATAAIRDARSALKR, from the exons ATGGGTACCGATCAACATGGCAAGAAAGTCCAATGCGTACTTTGTCTAACGTCCGCGGAAAATCGGACAACTGGACCGTTATCAACGAAAGGTTATATCACCGCTCATCAGAACTGTTTG ctgtattcatcaggGATTATTTGCAAGAATTCGCCAGAGTTTGACGACTTGTTTGGTTTCTCTGTGGAAGACGTCCTTAAGGAGTTGAAAAGGGGAAACAGACTG ATTTGTTACAGATGTAAGAAGAAGGGTGCCACGGTGGGATGTGAGGTGAAACGCTGTAAGAAGTCCTACCACTACCCCTGCGCTGTGCGAGATGGGGCCCAAAATGTCGATGACCACACAGAAGAGAAGTTTAC GTTGTACTGTCTGAAGCATCATCTGGCGATAGCAG CAACCAATGAAACAGTGAGTAGAGCTTTGTCTACCAACGGTGATTCAGACACAACGATGAACAACAACGGAGAAACGTCACCCAAG TTGTTGAGGAAAGAGCTGAAAG GACTTGTTGATGCAGTGGCAGGACCCTCATCTTACCATAGTGACTCCAACGTGTCTAGTAAACGAcgacagaaacaaacacccaAG AGACGGTTGAGCTGCTCTAGCAC ACCGGAAGTGAAATCATCAAAAAAGTCCAGAAAGTGGAGCAAGAGTATTCAGAACGATTTCTCAAACTCAG ACGGAGTTGTGAATGGAATTGACATGGAGTTAGCCCCTTTGGAGTCTGATCTAGAAGACAGTGTGTTCTCTGAACACAG AAATCATGCTGAGGCTCTCACCAGAG GATGTCAGCCAGAACCTGAACACAGAGACGATAGCGATGGGGACCATACAGTCATAGACTCA TCTCAGAGTCTGTTGCTGCCTGTGATGCTGTGTGGTGTGTCTGAAGAACCCTCTCAGGACACAAACCTCGCAG tgtgcAGCTCTCAGCCGTGTTCTGCGGCTAGTCCTGGTTCACCTGTCCTCTCTGGTCGACAGGGCAGCTCTCTCACACTTGGTCCCATCTCATCTGTCCACTCTGGTCGACAGGGCAGCTCTCTCACACTTGGTCCCATCTCATCTGTCCACTCTGGTCCACTCAATGTCACCAACACACCTACTCGTACCAGTCCACCAGTCTCACCTGTCCCGCCTGATTACTGTTTCACCCCTGTGTCCTCTCCACACTCTGTATCCAATCGTCCCCTGGCTGGGCCCGGAGGCCTGGGTTCACCTATTGGTTCTGGCTCTGACTCTGCAGCCAGCAGAGTGTTCTGGAGAAGGTGTAACGAAGCAGGCTGTACACAGTCCATCTTCACCACCTTCTTTTCTGACATGGTCAGCATCTCCAATAGGATCCTGTCGGATAAGGCCAGTCAGGAGG ATTATGATCTCTCTCTGAGAGTGATGGAGGCTTCTGGAAAATTATCACAGATGCTCtcagagcaggagagag agtTTAAGAAGAAGCAAATGGAGTTACAGAGCGCTACGGCAGCCATACGGGATGCCAGGTCAGCCCTGAAGAGATAA
- the LOC110520524 gene encoding uncharacterized protein LOC110520524 isoform X1, whose amino-acid sequence MGTDQHGKKVQCVLCLTSAENRTTGPLSTKGYITAHQNCLLYSSGIICKNSPEFDDLFGFSVEDVLKELKRGNRLICYRCKKKGATVGCEVKRCKKSYHYPCAVRDGAQNVDDHTEEKFTLYCLKHHLAIAATNETVSRALSTNGDSDTTMNNNGETSPKLLRKELKGLVDAVAGPSSYHSDSNVSSKRRQKQTPKRRLSCSSTPEVKSSKKSRKWSKSIQNDFSNSDGVVNGIDMELAPLESDLEDSVFSEHRNHAEALTRGCQPEPEHRDDSDGDHTVIDSDAESQSLLLPVMLCGVSEEPSQDTNLAVCSSQPCSAASPGSPVLSGRQGSSLTLGPISSVHSGRQGSSLTLGPISSVHSGPLNVTNTPTRTSPPVSPVPPDYCFTPVSSPHSVSNRPLAGPGGLGSPIGSGSDSAASRVFWRRCNEAGCTQSIFTTFFSDMVSISNRILSDKASQEDYDLSLRVMEASGKLSQMLSEQEREFKKKQMELQSATAAIRDARSALKR is encoded by the exons ATGGGTACCGATCAACATGGCAAGAAAGTCCAATGCGTACTTTGTCTAACGTCCGCGGAAAATCGGACAACTGGACCGTTATCAACGAAAGGTTATATCACCGCTCATCAGAACTGTTTG ctgtattcatcaggGATTATTTGCAAGAATTCGCCAGAGTTTGACGACTTGTTTGGTTTCTCTGTGGAAGACGTCCTTAAGGAGTTGAAAAGGGGAAACAGACTG ATTTGTTACAGATGTAAGAAGAAGGGTGCCACGGTGGGATGTGAGGTGAAACGCTGTAAGAAGTCCTACCACTACCCCTGCGCTGTGCGAGATGGGGCCCAAAATGTCGATGACCACACAGAAGAGAAGTTTAC GTTGTACTGTCTGAAGCATCATCTGGCGATAGCAG CAACCAATGAAACAGTGAGTAGAGCTTTGTCTACCAACGGTGATTCAGACACAACGATGAACAACAACGGAGAAACGTCACCCAAG TTGTTGAGGAAAGAGCTGAAAG GACTTGTTGATGCAGTGGCAGGACCCTCATCTTACCATAGTGACTCCAACGTGTCTAGTAAACGAcgacagaaacaaacacccaAG AGACGGTTGAGCTGCTCTAGCAC ACCGGAAGTGAAATCATCAAAAAAGTCCAGAAAGTGGAGCAAGAGTATTCAGAACGATTTCTCAAACTCAG ACGGAGTTGTGAATGGAATTGACATGGAGTTAGCCCCTTTGGAGTCTGATCTAGAAGACAGTGTGTTCTCTGAACACAG AAATCATGCTGAGGCTCTCACCAGAG GATGTCAGCCAGAACCTGAACACAGAGACGATAGCGATGGGGACCATACAGTCATAGACTCA GATGCTGAGTCTCAGAGTCTGTTGCTGCCTGTGATGCTGTGTGGTGTGTCTGAAGAACCCTCTCAGGACACAAACCTCGCAG tgtgcAGCTCTCAGCCGTGTTCTGCGGCTAGTCCTGGTTCACCTGTCCTCTCTGGTCGACAGGGCAGCTCTCTCACACTTGGTCCCATCTCATCTGTCCACTCTGGTCGACAGGGCAGCTCTCTCACACTTGGTCCCATCTCATCTGTCCACTCTGGTCCACTCAATGTCACCAACACACCTACTCGTACCAGTCCACCAGTCTCACCTGTCCCGCCTGATTACTGTTTCACCCCTGTGTCCTCTCCACACTCTGTATCCAATCGTCCCCTGGCTGGGCCCGGAGGCCTGGGTTCACCTATTGGTTCTGGCTCTGACTCTGCAGCCAGCAGAGTGTTCTGGAGAAGGTGTAACGAAGCAGGCTGTACACAGTCCATCTTCACCACCTTCTTTTCTGACATGGTCAGCATCTCCAATAGGATCCTGTCGGATAAGGCCAGTCAGGAGG ATTATGATCTCTCTCTGAGAGTGATGGAGGCTTCTGGAAAATTATCACAGATGCTCtcagagcaggagagag agtTTAAGAAGAAGCAAATGGAGTTACAGAGCGCTACGGCAGCCATACGGGATGCCAGGTCAGCCCTGAAGAGATAA
- the LOC110520524 gene encoding uncharacterized protein LOC110520524 isoform X5, with protein sequence MWASYLGLYSSGIICKNSPEFDDLFGFSVEDVLKELKRGNRLICYRCKKKGATVGCEVKRCKKSYHYPCAVRDGAQNVDDHTEEKFTLYCLKHHLAIAATNETVSRALSTNGDSDTTMNNNGETSPKLLRKELKGLVDAVAGPSSYHSDSNVSSKRRQKQTPKRRLSCSSTPEVKSSKKSRKWSKSIQNDFSNSDGVVNGIDMELAPLESDLEDSVFSEHRNHAEALTRGCQPEPEHRDDSDGDHTVIDSDAESQSLLLPVMLCGVSEEPSQDTNLAVCSSQPCSAASPGSPVLSGRQGSSLTLGPISSVHSGRQGSSLTLGPISSVHSGPLNVTNTPTRTSPPVSPVPPDYCFTPVSSPHSVSNRPLAGPGGLGSPIGSGSDSAASRVFWRRCNEAGCTQSIFTTFFSDMVSISNRILSDKASQEDYDLSLRVMEASGKLSQMLSEQEREFKKKQMELQSATAAIRDARSALKR encoded by the exons ATGTGGGCCAGTTATTTGGGG ctgtattcatcaggGATTATTTGCAAGAATTCGCCAGAGTTTGACGACTTGTTTGGTTTCTCTGTGGAAGACGTCCTTAAGGAGTTGAAAAGGGGAAACAGACTG ATTTGTTACAGATGTAAGAAGAAGGGTGCCACGGTGGGATGTGAGGTGAAACGCTGTAAGAAGTCCTACCACTACCCCTGCGCTGTGCGAGATGGGGCCCAAAATGTCGATGACCACACAGAAGAGAAGTTTAC GTTGTACTGTCTGAAGCATCATCTGGCGATAGCAG CAACCAATGAAACAGTGAGTAGAGCTTTGTCTACCAACGGTGATTCAGACACAACGATGAACAACAACGGAGAAACGTCACCCAAG TTGTTGAGGAAAGAGCTGAAAG GACTTGTTGATGCAGTGGCAGGACCCTCATCTTACCATAGTGACTCCAACGTGTCTAGTAAACGAcgacagaaacaaacacccaAG AGACGGTTGAGCTGCTCTAGCAC ACCGGAAGTGAAATCATCAAAAAAGTCCAGAAAGTGGAGCAAGAGTATTCAGAACGATTTCTCAAACTCAG ACGGAGTTGTGAATGGAATTGACATGGAGTTAGCCCCTTTGGAGTCTGATCTAGAAGACAGTGTGTTCTCTGAACACAG AAATCATGCTGAGGCTCTCACCAGAG GATGTCAGCCAGAACCTGAACACAGAGACGATAGCGATGGGGACCATACAGTCATAGACTCA GATGCTGAGTCTCAGAGTCTGTTGCTGCCTGTGATGCTGTGTGGTGTGTCTGAAGAACCCTCTCAGGACACAAACCTCGCAG tgtgcAGCTCTCAGCCGTGTTCTGCGGCTAGTCCTGGTTCACCTGTCCTCTCTGGTCGACAGGGCAGCTCTCTCACACTTGGTCCCATCTCATCTGTCCACTCTGGTCGACAGGGCAGCTCTCTCACACTTGGTCCCATCTCATCTGTCCACTCTGGTCCACTCAATGTCACCAACACACCTACTCGTACCAGTCCACCAGTCTCACCTGTCCCGCCTGATTACTGTTTCACCCCTGTGTCCTCTCCACACTCTGTATCCAATCGTCCCCTGGCTGGGCCCGGAGGCCTGGGTTCACCTATTGGTTCTGGCTCTGACTCTGCAGCCAGCAGAGTGTTCTGGAGAAGGTGTAACGAAGCAGGCTGTACACAGTCCATCTTCACCACCTTCTTTTCTGACATGGTCAGCATCTCCAATAGGATCCTGTCGGATAAGGCCAGTCAGGAGG ATTATGATCTCTCTCTGAGAGTGATGGAGGCTTCTGGAAAATTATCACAGATGCTCtcagagcaggagagag agtTTAAGAAGAAGCAAATGGAGTTACAGAGCGCTACGGCAGCCATACGGGATGCCAGGTCAGCCCTGAAGAGATAA
- the LOC110520524 gene encoding uncharacterized protein LOC110520524 isoform X2, with amino-acid sequence MGTDQHGKKVQCVLCLTSAENRTTGPLSTKGYITAHQNCLLYSSGIICKNSPEFDDLFGFSVEDVLKELKRGNRLICYRCKKKGATVGCEVKRCKKSYHYPCAVRDGAQNVDDHTEEKFTLYCLKHHLAIAATNETVSRALSTNGDSDTTMNNNGETSPKKELKGLVDAVAGPSSYHSDSNVSSKRRQKQTPKRRLSCSSTPEVKSSKKSRKWSKSIQNDFSNSDGVVNGIDMELAPLESDLEDSVFSEHRNHAEALTRGCQPEPEHRDDSDGDHTVIDSDAESQSLLLPVMLCGVSEEPSQDTNLAVCSSQPCSAASPGSPVLSGRQGSSLTLGPISSVHSGRQGSSLTLGPISSVHSGPLNVTNTPTRTSPPVSPVPPDYCFTPVSSPHSVSNRPLAGPGGLGSPIGSGSDSAASRVFWRRCNEAGCTQSIFTTFFSDMVSISNRILSDKASQEDYDLSLRVMEASGKLSQMLSEQEREFKKKQMELQSATAAIRDARSALKR; translated from the exons ATGGGTACCGATCAACATGGCAAGAAAGTCCAATGCGTACTTTGTCTAACGTCCGCGGAAAATCGGACAACTGGACCGTTATCAACGAAAGGTTATATCACCGCTCATCAGAACTGTTTG ctgtattcatcaggGATTATTTGCAAGAATTCGCCAGAGTTTGACGACTTGTTTGGTTTCTCTGTGGAAGACGTCCTTAAGGAGTTGAAAAGGGGAAACAGACTG ATTTGTTACAGATGTAAGAAGAAGGGTGCCACGGTGGGATGTGAGGTGAAACGCTGTAAGAAGTCCTACCACTACCCCTGCGCTGTGCGAGATGGGGCCCAAAATGTCGATGACCACACAGAAGAGAAGTTTAC GTTGTACTGTCTGAAGCATCATCTGGCGATAGCAG CAACCAATGAAACAGTGAGTAGAGCTTTGTCTACCAACGGTGATTCAGACACAACGATGAACAACAACGGAGAAACGTCACCCAAG AAAGAGCTGAAAG GACTTGTTGATGCAGTGGCAGGACCCTCATCTTACCATAGTGACTCCAACGTGTCTAGTAAACGAcgacagaaacaaacacccaAG AGACGGTTGAGCTGCTCTAGCAC ACCGGAAGTGAAATCATCAAAAAAGTCCAGAAAGTGGAGCAAGAGTATTCAGAACGATTTCTCAAACTCAG ACGGAGTTGTGAATGGAATTGACATGGAGTTAGCCCCTTTGGAGTCTGATCTAGAAGACAGTGTGTTCTCTGAACACAG AAATCATGCTGAGGCTCTCACCAGAG GATGTCAGCCAGAACCTGAACACAGAGACGATAGCGATGGGGACCATACAGTCATAGACTCA GATGCTGAGTCTCAGAGTCTGTTGCTGCCTGTGATGCTGTGTGGTGTGTCTGAAGAACCCTCTCAGGACACAAACCTCGCAG tgtgcAGCTCTCAGCCGTGTTCTGCGGCTAGTCCTGGTTCACCTGTCCTCTCTGGTCGACAGGGCAGCTCTCTCACACTTGGTCCCATCTCATCTGTCCACTCTGGTCGACAGGGCAGCTCTCTCACACTTGGTCCCATCTCATCTGTCCACTCTGGTCCACTCAATGTCACCAACACACCTACTCGTACCAGTCCACCAGTCTCACCTGTCCCGCCTGATTACTGTTTCACCCCTGTGTCCTCTCCACACTCTGTATCCAATCGTCCCCTGGCTGGGCCCGGAGGCCTGGGTTCACCTATTGGTTCTGGCTCTGACTCTGCAGCCAGCAGAGTGTTCTGGAGAAGGTGTAACGAAGCAGGCTGTACACAGTCCATCTTCACCACCTTCTTTTCTGACATGGTCAGCATCTCCAATAGGATCCTGTCGGATAAGGCCAGTCAGGAGG ATTATGATCTCTCTCTGAGAGTGATGGAGGCTTCTGGAAAATTATCACAGATGCTCtcagagcaggagagag agtTTAAGAAGAAGCAAATGGAGTTACAGAGCGCTACGGCAGCCATACGGGATGCCAGGTCAGCCCTGAAGAGATAA
- the LOC110520524 gene encoding uncharacterized protein LOC110520524 isoform X4, which yields MGTDQHGKKVQCVLCLTSAENRTTGPLSTKGYITAHQNCLLYSSGIICKNSPEFDDLFGFSVEDVLKELKRGNRLICYRCKKKGATVGCEVKRCKKSYHYPCAVRDGAQNVDDHTEEKFTLYCLKHHLAIAATNETVSRALSTNGDSDTTMNNNGETSPKLLRKELKGLVDAVAGPSSYHSDSNVSSKRRQKQTPKRRLSCSSTPEVKSSKKSRKWSKSIQNDFSNSDGVVNGIDMELAPLESDLEDSVFSEHRNHAEALTRGCQPEPEHRDDSDGDHTVIDSSLLLPVMLCGVSEEPSQDTNLAVCSSQPCSAASPGSPVLSGRQGSSLTLGPISSVHSGRQGSSLTLGPISSVHSGPLNVTNTPTRTSPPVSPVPPDYCFTPVSSPHSVSNRPLAGPGGLGSPIGSGSDSAASRVFWRRCNEAGCTQSIFTTFFSDMVSISNRILSDKASQEDYDLSLRVMEASGKLSQMLSEQEREFKKKQMELQSATAAIRDARSALKR from the exons ATGGGTACCGATCAACATGGCAAGAAAGTCCAATGCGTACTTTGTCTAACGTCCGCGGAAAATCGGACAACTGGACCGTTATCAACGAAAGGTTATATCACCGCTCATCAGAACTGTTTG ctgtattcatcaggGATTATTTGCAAGAATTCGCCAGAGTTTGACGACTTGTTTGGTTTCTCTGTGGAAGACGTCCTTAAGGAGTTGAAAAGGGGAAACAGACTG ATTTGTTACAGATGTAAGAAGAAGGGTGCCACGGTGGGATGTGAGGTGAAACGCTGTAAGAAGTCCTACCACTACCCCTGCGCTGTGCGAGATGGGGCCCAAAATGTCGATGACCACACAGAAGAGAAGTTTAC GTTGTACTGTCTGAAGCATCATCTGGCGATAGCAG CAACCAATGAAACAGTGAGTAGAGCTTTGTCTACCAACGGTGATTCAGACACAACGATGAACAACAACGGAGAAACGTCACCCAAG TTGTTGAGGAAAGAGCTGAAAG GACTTGTTGATGCAGTGGCAGGACCCTCATCTTACCATAGTGACTCCAACGTGTCTAGTAAACGAcgacagaaacaaacacccaAG AGACGGTTGAGCTGCTCTAGCAC ACCGGAAGTGAAATCATCAAAAAAGTCCAGAAAGTGGAGCAAGAGTATTCAGAACGATTTCTCAAACTCAG ACGGAGTTGTGAATGGAATTGACATGGAGTTAGCCCCTTTGGAGTCTGATCTAGAAGACAGTGTGTTCTCTGAACACAG AAATCATGCTGAGGCTCTCACCAGAG GATGTCAGCCAGAACCTGAACACAGAGACGATAGCGATGGGGACCATACAGTCATAGACTCA AGTCTGTTGCTGCCTGTGATGCTGTGTGGTGTGTCTGAAGAACCCTCTCAGGACACAAACCTCGCAG tgtgcAGCTCTCAGCCGTGTTCTGCGGCTAGTCCTGGTTCACCTGTCCTCTCTGGTCGACAGGGCAGCTCTCTCACACTTGGTCCCATCTCATCTGTCCACTCTGGTCGACAGGGCAGCTCTCTCACACTTGGTCCCATCTCATCTGTCCACTCTGGTCCACTCAATGTCACCAACACACCTACTCGTACCAGTCCACCAGTCTCACCTGTCCCGCCTGATTACTGTTTCACCCCTGTGTCCTCTCCACACTCTGTATCCAATCGTCCCCTGGCTGGGCCCGGAGGCCTGGGTTCACCTATTGGTTCTGGCTCTGACTCTGCAGCCAGCAGAGTGTTCTGGAGAAGGTGTAACGAAGCAGGCTGTACACAGTCCATCTTCACCACCTTCTTTTCTGACATGGTCAGCATCTCCAATAGGATCCTGTCGGATAAGGCCAGTCAGGAGG ATTATGATCTCTCTCTGAGAGTGATGGAGGCTTCTGGAAAATTATCACAGATGCTCtcagagcaggagagag agtTTAAGAAGAAGCAAATGGAGTTACAGAGCGCTACGGCAGCCATACGGGATGCCAGGTCAGCCCTGAAGAGATAA